The segment GGAGGCGTCGGCGCCAACCTTGCCACCGCCTTGCTTCTTCCGCCGATGTACAGCCATGTTGGGGCGTCGGGCGCCATTTTCTCCTTATTTGGCATGTACAGCTATCTCGCCCTTTTTCGCCGCGACCTCATCGCCCCCCGGCACGCCCAGTTGCTGTTGGCCGCTATGGCCATCAACCTGTTGCTCGGCTTGATGGAGCCGGACGGCAACCTCATCGCCCATCTGTTCGGCTTTGTCACCGGCGGGCTGCTCGCTCCGTTTTTGACCGTCCGCCCCGGACCGCCGTCGTTTCATGTCGTCCGGCCATGAAAAAACGGCGCTTAATGCGCCGTAATCCGCCGTTTTTTCGTCCGTCCGCGCGCGGAGCCGTCCGGGCGGCCGCCCCGTTTTTTCTCCCGTTTGACCGCTAATGGCGGCTCTTCGGTCAGTTTTACCGGCGTTGTATCCGGCTCGCGCGTCAACATTTTCAAGCAGGCGGCGACAAGCGTCACCGAATCATGCTCTTCCAGCAGCTCCTCGGCGGCCCGCTTGTAAAACGACAAGTTTTCTGTTTCCGCCACATTGAGAAGCTTCTCAATGGCAATGCGCTGTTGGCCTTCCAGCGCCTCATCGAGCGTCGGCGGCTTCATCCGTTCCATTTTCCGCTTCGTCGTCCGCTCAATATGGTGGAGCTGGCCGATCTCCCTTGGCGTGACAAACGTCATCGCCACACCCGTTTTCCCGGCGCGGCCTGTCCGCCCGATCCGGTGGACGTAGCTTTCCGGATCCTGCGGGATGTCGAAGTTATATACGTGCGTCACGCCGGAAATATCCAATCCGCGCGCGGCAACGTCGGTTGCGACTAAAATTTCGATCGATCCTTCTTTAAACTTGCGCAACACCGACAGGCGCTTCGCCTGGCTTAAATCGCCGTGGATGCCTTCCGCCGCATAGCCGCGCAAGTTGAGCGCCTCGGCAAGCTCATCGACGCGCCGCTTCGTGCGGCCGAACACGATCGCGAGCTCCGGCGCCTGAATATCGAGAAGCCGCGTCAAAATGTCAAATTTCTTTTTCTCGTGCACTTCTAAGTAGTACTGTTGAATGTTCGGCACAGTCATCTCTTTCGCCTTGACCTTCACGAGTTCCGGCTCATTCATGAACCGCTCGGCGATGCGGCGGATCGGGTCCGGCATCGTTGCGGAAAACAGCAGCGTCTGCCGCTCGGCCGGCACATGGCTTAAAATCGCTTCAATGTCCTCGATAAACCCCATGTTGAGCATCTCGTCCGCCTCATCGAGCACGACGGTATGCACGTGCTCAAGACGCAGCGTGCCGCGGTTGATATGGTCAAGGATGCGGCCCGGCGTGCCGACGATGACGTGCGGATGTTTTTTCAAAGCGCGGATTTGCCGGTCGATATCTTGACCGCCGTAAATCGGCAAGACGCGCACGCGCTTGACCGCGCCGATTTTATACAGCTCTTCTGATACTTGGATGGCGAGCTCCCGCGTCGGCGCGACAACGAGCGCTTGAACGGCGCCGTTTTTTACGTCCACTTTTTCCACAATCGGAATACCAAACGCCGCCGTTTTCCCAGTTCCGGTTTGCGCTTGACCGATTACGTCTTTATTTTGCAGACTGAGCGGAATCGTCTTTGCTTGAATCGGGGTCGTCTCTTCAAACCCCATCCGCTCGATCGCTTTCATCACTTCTTGGCTTAATCCTAATTCTTGAAATGTCGTCAATGTTATCCAAACTCCTTAAATTCAAAATCGTCCCTGATTCGTGAGAAAGGTTTGACAGTTATCATACCATGTTATGCGGTGATTTGCAATGATGGGCATGGGCAGCGCGCAAAAATGTTTCCACCTCAGCAAACAGAACGTGCCGATCGATACTATGACAAACATGATGGAACGAATTGGGCAAAAGCAACAGCTTTTTTTCCGCCGATCCAATCTGCTCATATAAATAATAGGCGCTTTTTAGCGGCACGATCCCATCTTTTTCTCCTTGCACAATGAGCGCGGGTGCCGCGACGCGCGGAAGTCGGGGACGCACATCGCGGACGAGTTTGCGAAATTCCCTGACAGCTGAAAACGGCGTCGCCATCATTTTGTTTCGATAGCGGAGAAACAACGGGTGCTCCCGCGCTCCACGCCAGCCGTTGGCAAACATTTCGCGGATGTCGCGCCATAATTGCCTTGGATTTACATAATAAAACGCTGCGCTGAGCAACACAAGCTTGGCGACCGGGTATTTTTCCGCCAGGTAAACGGCGATCACTCCGCCCATCGAAAACCCTATGACATACACCGTACGGCAGCGGCGATGGAGCGCTAGAAACGCTTGTTCCGCCGCCGCAATCCATTGGTCGTATGTAATTCCCTTTAGCTGCAGCTCGCTTCCGTGGCCCGGCAATGTCGGCGTTTCGATGACCCAATCGGTCCGTTCCCGCAAATAGTCGGCCAGCGGCGCCACTTCCTCCGGGCTGCCGGTAAAGCCATGAATGCATAAGCAGCCGATCATGATCCCCCACCCCCGCTGGAATGAAAAGCGGCGCCCATGACGCCGCTTTTAGTTTTTCGCGGTTGGCCTGATTTTACACCCAATAGCGGAGCAGTTCTTCCAATTTCATGCCGCGCGATGCCTTCAACAAGACAATATCGTCCGGAGAAGCGACCGAACGCACCGCCTCGGCCAATGCCGCCTTATCGTCAAACGCCCGCACCCGACCGTCGGCAAAAAACGGTGCAGCAGCTTCCGCAATATAGCGCGCCAGCGGTCCATAAGTGAACACGTAATCCGCCATCTCCGGCCGCAGCATCGCCCCGATCTCTTCGTGAAACTCGGCTTCTTTTTCGCCAAGCTCCAATATATCGCCCAAGACGGCAATTTTGTTCCGATACCCGTCCAGTTCCCCAAGCAGCGTCAACGCTGCACGCGTCGAAGTCGGGCTGGCGTTGTAAGCATCGTTAATGACCGTGAAGCCATGCTTTGTTTTGACAACTTCGGTGCGCATGCGCGTCACTTGCAGACGGGACAAGGCCGCATCGATGCTGTCCCAGCCGACGCCAAAAAAGCGGGCTACCGCGATGGCCGCGAGCGCGTTGTACACGTGATGTTTTCCCAACACCGGCATAAAGAGCGTCCGATCCGGAAGCGCGTTAATGGCAAACGACGTCCCCCCCGCTTCAATGCGCACATCGGTCGGGTAGTAGTCGTTTTCCGCTCCCGCCCCAAATGTCGCGACGTGGCGGGGAAGGGATAAATGCGGCACGCGCTCGGCCAACAGCGGTTCGTCGCCATGGTAGACGAACAAGCCATCGCGGTGCACCCCTTCCAAAATTTCCAATTTGGCTTTGGCGATGCCTTCCCGTGAACCAAGCTCTTGCAAATGTGATTCCCCGATGTTGGTAATGACGGCTGCATCCGGTTTGGCAATCAACGTGAGCCGCTCGATTTCACCGAATCCGCTCATCCCCATTTCGACAACGGCAATCTCTGTGTCTTCCTCGAGCGAAAGCAGCGTCAACGGTACGCCAATATGGTTGTTGAGGTTCCCTTCCGTTTTTTGCACGCGGTAGTTGGCCGCCAACAACGCGGCAATCATATCTTTTGTCGTCGTTTTGCCGTTGCTGCCGGTCACGCCGACCACTTTCAGCCCGAGCTGTTGGCGGTAACGGGCGGCAAGCCGCTGCAGCGCCGAAAGGGTATCGTCAACGATAATCGCCGGAACGCCTTCTGGCGGCGTCCCCTCCGCTTCCGCCCACAGCACTGCCGCCGCTCCTTTTTGCACCGCCTCATTCACAAAGGCATGGCCGTTAAACTTCGCGCCGATAAGCGGAACGTACAAGTTGCCGGCTTGGATCGTTCTCGTGTCTGTCGATACACCGCTGACGGCAATCGTCTCCCATTCCGGCTTCACGCACCGACCGCCTGACATCTCCGCAATTTGCCGCACCGTCCGTTTCATCATCCGCTTTCACCCTCTTTATTTTTCAAATGTGTACGTGATCGTCTGCTTTTCTTGATGCCGTTCCAACGCCAGCGCAATGAGGCGCTCGATCAGTTCCGGATACGGCACGCCGCTGTGCTGCCAAAGAAGCGGAAACATGCTGTACGGGGTAAATCCCGGCATCGTATTGATTTCGTTAATATACACGGTGCCATCTTCAGCGAGGAAAAAGTCGGCACGCACGAGCCCGGACAAGTCGAGCGCTTTAAACGCGGCAATGGCCATTTTCTTGATCGTCTCATACTGCTCGGGCGTCACCTTGGCGGGAATAATCAATTCCGTTTGCCCGTCTTCATATTTCGCCTCATAGTCGTAAAATTCCTTTTTTGGCACAATTTCTCCGACGACCGAACAAATCGGTTCATCATTGCCGATGACGCCGATCTCGATCTCCCGGCCGACGATTGCTTCTTCAATGATGATTTTCCGGTCATACTTAAACGCTTCGGCAAACGCCTCGTGCAAATCGCCGCGCTGTTTGCATTTCGAAATGCCGACGCTCGATCCGGCATTGGCCGGTTTGACAAAGCACGGGTAGCCAAGCTCTTGTTCGATCCGGTCGTAGACGGCTTCCCCGCCTTTTTGCCAGTCATATTTGGTCACCGCCACATATTTCGCCTGGCGCAGCCCGGCTTGGGCAAACAAGTTTTTCATAATCACTTTATCCATGCCGACGGCCGAGGCAAGCACGCCGTTGCCCACGTACGGGAGGTTTAACATTTCGAGCAGGCCTTGCACAGTTCCGTCTTCGCCGTTCGGCCCATGCAAAAGCGGGAAGATGACGTCAATCGTTTCCTCGCTGTCCGCAGGCGACGATTCCGACGCCGGCACCTGGTTTAAAGATACCGGGATCATGGCCGTCGCTGTCGACGTGAACTGCAGCTGTTTCACTTCTTCGACCGGTCCGGTCAATCGCTTTCCTTTAATCCACTGCCCTTGTGGAGTAATGTAAATCGGAATCACATCAAATTTATGAGGATCAATGGCGTTCATCACCGCCATCGCCGTTGACAACGATACTTGATGCTCCGGCGACTTCCCGCCGTACAACACTCCGACTCTCGTTTTCATCTTCGTTCCTCCTCTTTCCTTGGCCATCGTTCCTATTGTAACACGTTTCGCGCCCAACGGTCTGATATTTTATATGTACGGTGCAGCTTGTTTCGCCACCCTTGGCGCATCCGCCCGGCACAAAAAAATGCCATCTAACGTCCGTTAGATGGCCCACGCTACGGGTGAAGCACACGCTGGGCGCGACGCCGCGGCATCGCCGCCACCATTTCGGCGAGCGCTTCCTGCCCCGTTTTCTCCACCCCGGCGAAATAGTCGGACACACGGCGGAAAAACCGGTTTTTCTCGACGTCATCATTGAGCAGGCGCAACATGGCCCGCTCGCCGCGGTCCGGTTCAGCTAAATGGTAAATCAAGCCGTTCCGCTGCAAATATTGCAAATTGATGCGCTCCTGACCCGGCAAACAATCGATCGTAAACATCGGAATGCGTTTGTGAAGCAGCTCGCTCACCGTCACTCCGCCCGGCTTTGTCACCACCGCGTCCACCTCATCGTACAGCCGGTTCATTTCTTCCGGGTCGGCAATGTACGGGAGCGGACGGATGTGCGGGAGCTTCCAGCTGGCAATTTCGTCGTATAACTGGCGGTTGGCGCCGCATAGCACGGAATAGCGAAACAGCGTCGACGCCCGGGCCGCCCGCAAAAAGGCCATCATATTGCCAAGCCCCTGGTTTCCGCCTGCGACAAGTATATGGATCGGCCGCCTCTTTCGCCGCGTTTCCGTCGTGTTCCGAAACGCATCATGAACCGGGATGCCTGTGACCACGATGCGCCCCTCGTCAATCCCGTACTTTGTGACCAGCTCCCATTTCGCCTCTGGATGGGGGACGAAGTGATAATCGATAAACCGTTTCCCCCAGACGCTGTTCATGAAAAAATCGGTATAGACGTTCACCACAGGAACAAACAGCGCCTGTTTCCGCTTAAGCTGCTGCAAAATGCGCGACGGAAACGAGTGGGTGCAAACGATCAAATCGGGCCGTTCCTGCTCGAGCATTTTTTTCATTTTGCTTTCGAAATATGGCAGCCATGGCTCAAATGAAACAAACTCGAACCGCGGCGGCTCTTGATACATAAACGTTTTGTACACGCGATGATAGGAAGCGGGATGTGAGCGAATCCAGCGCAAATACGCTTCTGACACCATTTTTTCCATCAGTTCATTGCAATAGCTCAAAAAGTCGATTTTTTTGCTTTCGACCGCCGGAAACTGGCGCCGCAAAAAATCGATCAACGTATCCGCGACTTTATGGTGTCCCGTGTTCATTTGAAACAACGGCAAGAACAACACTTTCATCATCGATCGCACCCTTTAGCTTTCGAAAGATTTTTTGCGCCTCCGCTGCCCGATCCACGCCACAAGCAAAAACAGCAAAAACAACGCCAATCCGACAAGCGGGAAAGAAACGAGGGGAATATGAACATGCCGGCCGAGCAGCAGCCCAACGAACATCAGCGGGGCGACCCATCCAGCCGTTCCGAACGCTGCAAGCAGCAAAAACGGCCGAAACGGAAACCGGCTCACTCCCGCCATATACGGGCAGATTTGCCGGACGCCTGGCGCATAACAGCCGAACAAAATGCCCCATTTCCCATAACGGCGGAACCAAAGCTGGGCCCGCCCCCACCGTTCGTCCGTAATTCCGACGTATTTGCCGTACTTTTTCATAAACGGCGCCCCCCACCATCGTCCGGCGCCATACGCCGCCACCATGCCGGCCATCGCCCCTCCCCAGCATGACGCGAGCGACGGCCAAAGCAACAGCTGCTCCTTGGCGACGATCAAACCGACGAAAAAAAGCAAACTTTCCTCCGGCGCCGGGATGCCGACAATGCCGCAAAATAAAAACAAAAACAGCATCACATATCCGTACGACTGAACGTACGGCAACCATACACCCGTTTCCATGGCTCCCCCATCACATCGACGAGATTCGTTTGTTAGTTTGCGCGTTTCTCATTTCTGTAATCGTCACCCAGCGCATCTTTTTCGCCGCTTCATCTTTCAGCAGCAGCTCAAGCGCTGACAACATTTGCTCCGGCGCATGCCGGTCGGCGCCCAACGCATCGCCGTTGTCGTGAAGAACAATCATCGCCCCGCCGCGCAACGCTCCTTTTAACCGGCGGAACAACTCCATTGCCCCCAGTTTGGCGTTCCAGTCGCCAACAATATGCGTCCATAACACGGTCGTATACCGTTTTTGCACGATCGGCGCCCATGCGTTAAAATGCCCCCACGGCGGGCGGTAATAAACCGGTCGTTGACCCGTCGCCCGCTCAATCGCCGCAGCGGCGCGGCGCACCCCCCAATCGAGCCAAAGCGGCGGCAGAAGCCAGTTGCTTATATGGCGATAGTTGTGAATCCCGACTTCATGGCCTTCCTCCACCATGCGCCGCACAATGTCCGGATAACGTTCCGCTTTGCGGCCGACGACGAAAAACGTCGCCTTGACACCGTGTTTCTTTAATAAATCCAACAGTTTTGGCGTATAATACGGGTCAGGACCGTCATCAAACGTCAAAGCAAGGCAATCGGGCGCTGTTCCTTCCCGAAACAGCAGTACCCGCTTTTTGCGAATGACGATCGTCGGCACAACCCCGTAAACGATGATTCCAGCGATCAGACAACCGAAAAGCCATGCCAACATCGTCCTCACCTCGCAATATTTTTTCCTTTAAAAAATCACAACGTGCGAACAGACTACTAAATTTATAATAATAATATATAATTTCGATGAAAAATCAAAAGGAAAACAATGAAATTTTCATGTGACGCCCAAGCGTTCCCTTTTTCTATACGAAACGTCCAGCCGATCGGTTTCCTCCATAAATGACGTTGCATCTGCTATAATACATAATCGGTATGAAACTCTAGCCGCAAAGAGCAATTCATCGGCATATCCGTTCCGCCGGACGGCCGGAACGGGACGGCTGCATTGTACGTTATTCATCTTGCAAAAAGACAGGTGATCTGCATTGCGAAAGAAAATCGTCTTAACCGGCGGCGGCACGGCTGGCCATGTGATGGTCAACGTCGCCTTGATTCCGAAACTAAAAGCACAAGGCTGGGACATCATCTACATCGGCTCTCACGAGGGAATTGAACGGGAGATCATCGGCCGCATCGACGGCGTACCGTACTATTCGGTTTCGACCGGAAAACTGCGACGCTATTTTGACTGGAAAAACTTTAAAGATCCGTTCAACGTGCTAAAAGGCGTTTGGCAGGCGTACCGCCTTATCCAAAAAGAAAGGCCGGACGTCGTGTTCTCCAAAGGCGGATTCGTCTCCGTTCCCGTCATTCTCGGCGCCTGGCTGAACGGTGTGCCGTCGGTCATTCATGAATCCGACTTGACGCCCGGTCTTGCAAACAAAATCGCCATGCCCTTTGCGACGAAAATTTGCCTCACCTTTCCGGAAACGAAGCAACACGTCAGCGCCGATAAAGCGGTCTACATCGGCGCCGTCGTCCGCGAGGAACTGAAGCACGGCAGCGTTGCCCAAGGGCGGAGGATGTGCCAGTTCGACGGCAAAAAACCGGTGCTG is part of the [Flavobacterium] thermophilum genome and harbors:
- the gluP_2 gene encoding Rhomboid protease gluP; this translates as MFHRTGDGRPLPRLCPAVFILLLVHVGLWGLFTLPLPALEPVWQSIVGTNGAIRHGEYWRLVSPLLLHLDFDHLAANSLSLWLFGSWLEQALGKRKFLLLYIGGGVGANLATALLLPPMYSHVGASGAIFSLFGMYSYLALFRRDLIAPRHAQLLLAAMAINLLLGLMEPDGNLIAHLFGFVTGGLLAPFLTVRPGPPSFHVVRP
- the ddl gene encoding D-alanine--D-alanine ligase, with protein sequence MKTRVGVLYGGKSPEHQVSLSTAMAVMNAIDPHKFDVIPIYITPQGQWIKGKRLTGPVEEVKQLQFTSTATAMIPVSLNQVPASESSPADSEETIDVIFPLLHGPNGEDGTVQGLLEMLNLPYVGNGVLASAVGMDKVIMKNLFAQAGLRQAKYVAVTKYDWQKGGEAVYDRIEQELGYPCFVKPANAGSSVGISKCKQRGDLHEAFAEAFKYDRKIIIEEAIVGREIEIGVIGNDEPICSVVGEIVPKKEFYDYEAKYEDGQTELIIPAKVTPEQYETIKKMAIAAFKALDLSGLVRADFFLAEDGTVYINEINTMPGFTPYSMFPLLWQHSGVPYPELIERLIALALERHQEKQTITYTFEK
- the yghB gene encoding Inner membrane protein YghB, which codes for METGVWLPYVQSYGYVMLFLFLFCGIVGIPAPEESLLFFVGLIVAKEQLLLWPSLASCWGGAMAGMVAAYGAGRWWGAPFMKKYGKYVGITDERWGRAQLWFRRYGKWGILFGCYAPGVRQICPYMAGVSRFPFRPFLLLAAFGTAGWVAPLMFVGLLLGRHVHIPLVSFPLVGLALFLLFLLVAWIGQRRRKKSFES
- the murF gene encoding UDP-N-acetylmuramoyl-tripeptide--D-alanyl-D-alanine ligase; this encodes MMKRTVRQIAEMSGGRCVKPEWETIAVSGVSTDTRTIQAGNLYVPLIGAKFNGHAFVNEAVQKGAAAVLWAEAEGTPPEGVPAIIVDDTLSALQRLAARYRQQLGLKVVGVTGSNGKTTTKDMIAALLAANYRVQKTEGNLNNHIGVPLTLLSLEEDTEIAVVEMGMSGFGEIERLTLIAKPDAAVITNIGESHLQELGSREGIAKAKLEILEGVHRDGLFVYHGDEPLLAERVPHLSLPRHVATFGAGAENDYYPTDVRIEAGGTSFAINALPDRTLFMPVLGKHHVYNALAAIAVARFFGVGWDSIDAALSRLQVTRMRTEVVKTKHGFTVINDAYNASPTSTRAALTLLGELDGYRNKIAVLGDILELGEKEAEFHEEIGAMLRPEMADYVFTYGPLARYIAEAAAPFFADGRVRAFDDKAALAEAVRSVASPDDIVLLKASRGMKLEELLRYWV
- the cshA gene encoding DEAD-box ATP-dependent RNA helicase CshA gives rise to the protein MTTFQELGLSQEVMKAIERMGFEETTPIQAKTIPLSLQNKDVIGQAQTGTGKTAAFGIPIVEKVDVKNGAVQALVVAPTRELAIQVSEELYKIGAVKRVRVLPIYGGQDIDRQIRALKKHPHVIVGTPGRILDHINRGTLRLEHVHTVVLDEADEMLNMGFIEDIEAILSHVPAERQTLLFSATMPDPIRRIAERFMNEPELVKVKAKEMTVPNIQQYYLEVHEKKKFDILTRLLDIQAPELAIVFGRTKRRVDELAEALNLRGYAAEGIHGDLSQAKRLSVLRKFKEGSIEILVATDVAARGLDISGVTHVYNFDIPQDPESYVHRIGRTGRAGKTGVAMTFVTPREIGQLHHIERTTKRKMERMKPPTLDEALEGQQRIAIEKLLNVAETENLSFYKRAAEELLEEHDSVTLVAACLKMLTREPDTTPVKLTEEPPLAVKREKKRGGRPDGSARGRTKKRRITAH
- the pdaA_4 gene encoding Probable polysaccharide deacetylase pdaA precursor, which gives rise to MLAWLFGCLIAGIIVYGVVPTIVIRKKRVLLFREGTAPDCLALTFDDGPDPYYTPKLLDLLKKHGVKATFFVVGRKAERYPDIVRRMVEEGHEVGIHNYRHISNWLLPPLWLDWGVRRAAAAIERATGQRPVYYRPPWGHFNAWAPIVQKRYTTVLWTHIVGDWNAKLGAMELFRRLKGALRGGAMIVLHDNGDALGADRHAPEQMLSALELLLKDEAAKKMRWVTITEMRNAQTNKRISSM
- the murG gene encoding UDP-N-acetylglucosamine--N-acetylmuramyl-(pentapeptide) pyrophosphoryl-undecaprenol N-acetylglucosamine transferase, which translates into the protein MRKKIVLTGGGTAGHVMVNVALIPKLKAQGWDIIYIGSHEGIEREIIGRIDGVPYYSVSTGKLRRYFDWKNFKDPFNVLKGVWQAYRLIQKERPDVVFSKGGFVSVPVILGAWLNGVPSVIHESDLTPGLANKIAMPFATKICLTFPETKQHVSADKAVYIGAVVREELKHGSVAQGRRMCQFDGKKPVLLAMGGSLGSKRINDALRANLSTLLAEFDIIHICGKGNIDPSLADQKGYKQFEYVNEELPHLLALADIVVSRAGANAIFELLALRKPMLLIPLSKAASRGDQILNARSFKNAGYAEVLMEEDLTNESFYAAIRRLYENKERYRKNMEKAGGSDPLQTLLSIIQDTARR
- the ugtP gene encoding Processive diacylglycerol glucosyltransferase, whose translation is MMKVLFLPLFQMNTGHHKVADTLIDFLRRQFPAVESKKIDFLSYCNELMEKMVSEAYLRWIRSHPASYHRVYKTFMYQEPPRFEFVSFEPWLPYFESKMKKMLEQERPDLIVCTHSFPSRILQQLKRKQALFVPVVNVYTDFFMNSVWGKRFIDYHFVPHPEAKWELVTKYGIDEGRIVVTGIPVHDAFRNTTETRRKRRPIHILVAGGNQGLGNMMAFLRAARASTLFRYSVLCGANRQLYDEIASWKLPHIRPLPYIADPEEMNRLYDEVDAVVTKPGGVTVSELLHKRIPMFTIDCLPGQERINLQYLQRNGLIYHLAEPDRGERAMLRLLNDDVEKNRFFRRVSDYFAGVEKTGQEALAEMVAAMPRRRAQRVLHP
- a CDS encoding Thermostable monoacylglycerol lipase, producing the protein MIGCLCIHGFTGSPEEVAPLADYLRERTDWVIETPTLPGHGSELQLKGITYDQWIAAAEQAFLALHRRCRTVYVIGFSMGGVIAVYLAEKYPVAKLVLLSAAFYYVNPRQLWRDIREMFANGWRGAREHPLFLRYRNKMMATPFSAVREFRKLVRDVRPRLPRVAAPALIVQGEKDGIVPLKSAYYLYEQIGSAEKKLLLLPNSFHHVCHSIDRHVLFAEVETFLRAAHAHHCKSPHNMV